One Rosa chinensis cultivar Old Blush chromosome 5, RchiOBHm-V2, whole genome shotgun sequence genomic region harbors:
- the LOC112164188 gene encoding uncharacterized protein LOC112164188, whose amino-acid sequence MSYLVESNLDDLHLVDTARVSLGSAGLAALQADRWYLVGLLLGPKGNLLGFIGTIPTIWRMKSRLTIHEVGERFVFQFEHKAERSKILHGGPWFYRNTMVVLGNYDGIGLVHEVPLNLVEAWVAVKGLLVGFRNKAALNLVGSALGYVIRFDHNALYWKEAEQRICLVFDVRRRIRVWMLFEFSVTVAPELSFNFEKVPRILSELWLLHAWRGKM is encoded by the coding sequence ATGTCTTACTTGGTGGAGAGCAACCTCGATGATCTTCATCTAGTGGACACGGCCAGGGTATCCTTGGGTTCAGCGGGGCTTGCGGCGTTGCAGGCTGATCGTTGGTATCTGGTGGGTCTACTGCTTGGCCCGAAGGGCAATCTTCTGGGGTTCATAGGTACTATACCTACGATTTGGCGTATGAAATCTAGACTGACGATTCATGAAGTGGGAGAGCgttttgtgtttcaatttgagcaTAAGGCTGAAAGAAGCAAGATCTTGCATGGAGGACCTTGGTTTTATAGAAATACGATGGTAGTGCTTGGCAATTATGACGGTATTGGTCTGGTGCATGAGGTTCCTCTGAATCTGGTGGAAGCATGGGTTGCAGTTAAGGGACTTCTGGTGGGTTTCCGAAATAAGGCTGCGCTGAACTTGGTGGGATCTGCTCTGGGCTATGTGATTCGCTTTGATCATAACGCTCTATATTGGAAGGAGGCAGAGCAAAGGATCTGTTTAGTCTTTGATGTTCGAAGGCGGATTAGGGTTTGGATGCTTTTTGAGTTTTCAGTGACGGTGGCACCTGAACTGTCGTTCAACTTTGAAAAGGTCCCGCGGATTTTGTCGGAGTTGTGGCTTCTTCATGCATGGAGAGGCAAGATGTGA